The following proteins come from a genomic window of Rissa tridactyla isolate bRisTri1 chromosome 11, bRisTri1.patW.cur.20221130, whole genome shotgun sequence:
- the THG1L gene encoding probable tRNA(His) guanylyltransferase isoform X3, which translates to MDRVMNIVLFSKRRADGLKEEPGFDGRIVLYPSNQNLKDYLSWRQADCHINNLYNTVFWMLVQRSGLTPVQAQDRLQGTLAGDKNEILFSEFNINYNNEPLMYRKGTVLIWQKINEVMTKKIKLPKETEEKEVEVTRTRTKVVPLHCDIIGDQFWEEYPEILAEDS; encoded by the exons ATGGACAGAGTGATGAATatagttttgttttcaaaaagaagagCAGATGGTTTAAAAGAAGA ACCGGGATTTGATGGACGAATTGTGTTGTATCCCAGCAACCAAAATTTAAAGGACTACCTCAGCTGGAGACAAGCAGATT gcCATATTAATAATCTTTATAATACAGTGTTTTGGATGCTTGTACAACGAAGTGGTTTGACGCCAGTGCAAGCACAGGATAGACTCCAG GGAACTTTGGCTGGAGATAAGaatgaaatcttattttctgaatTCAACATCAACTACAACAATGAACCTTTGATGTACAGAAAAGGAACTGTCTTAATTTGGCAGAAG ATTAATGAAGTCATgactaagaaaataaaactgccaAAGGAAACGGAAGAAAAGGAAGTGGAAGTTACCCGGACTAGGACTAAAGTTGTTCCCCTGCACTGTGACATTATTGGGGACCAGTTCTGGGAGGAATATCCTGAGATCCTGGCTGAGGATAGTTGA
- the THG1L gene encoding probable tRNA(His) guanylyltransferase isoform X1, which translates to MLGWRRAASAISAGCVRRLSMAKSKFEYVRDFEADDTCLPNCWIVVRLDGRNFHRFSEQHEFKKPNDDRALNLMTKCAQTVMQELEDITIAYGQSDEYSFVFKKKSRWFKRRASKFMTHVVSQFASSYVFYWKDYFKDQQLLYPPGFDGRIVLYPSNQNLKDYLSWRQADCHINNLYNTVFWMLVQRSGLTPVQAQDRLQGTLAGDKNEILFSEFNINYNNEPLMYRKGTVLIWQKINEVMTKKIKLPKETEEKEVEVTRTRTKVVPLHCDIIGDQFWEEYPEILAEDS; encoded by the exons ATGCTGGGGTGGCGGCGGGCGGCATCAGCCATCTCTGCGGGCTGCGTGCGCCGCCTCTCCATGGCCAAGAGCAAGTTCGAGTATGTGCGGGACTTCGAGGCGGACGACACCTGTCTGCCCAACTGCTGGATAGTGGTCCGGCTGGACGGCCGCAACTTCCACAG GTTTTCGGAGCAGCATGAGTTCAAAAAGCCAAATGATGACCGTGCTCTTAATCTGATGACCAAATGTGCCCAGACAGTGATGCAAGAATTGGAGGATATTACTATTGCTTATGGACAGAGTGATGAATatagttttgttttcaaaaagaagagCAGATGGTTTAAAAGAAGAGCAAG TAAGTTCATGACTCATGTGGTCTCCCAGTTTGCCTCAAGTTACGTTTTCTATTGGAAGGATTACTTTAAGGACCAGCAACTTCTGTACCCACCGGGATTTGATGGACGAATTGTGTTGTATCCCAGCAACCAAAATTTAAAGGACTACCTCAGCTGGAGACAAGCAGATT gcCATATTAATAATCTTTATAATACAGTGTTTTGGATGCTTGTACAACGAAGTGGTTTGACGCCAGTGCAAGCACAGGATAGACTCCAG GGAACTTTGGCTGGAGATAAGaatgaaatcttattttctgaatTCAACATCAACTACAACAATGAACCTTTGATGTACAGAAAAGGAACTGTCTTAATTTGGCAGAAG ATTAATGAAGTCATgactaagaaaataaaactgccaAAGGAAACGGAAGAAAAGGAAGTGGAAGTTACCCGGACTAGGACTAAAGTTGTTCCCCTGCACTGTGACATTATTGGGGACCAGTTCTGGGAGGAATATCCTGAGATCCTGGCTGAGGATAGTTGA
- the THG1L gene encoding probable tRNA(His) guanylyltransferase isoform X2, which translates to MTHVVSQFASSYVFYWKDYFKDQQLLYPPGFDGRIVLYPSNQNLKDYLSWRQADCHINNLYNTVFWMLVQRSGLTPVQAQDRLQGTLAGDKNEILFSEFNINYNNEPLMYRKGTVLIWQKINEVMTKKIKLPKETEEKEVEVTRTRTKVVPLHCDIIGDQFWEEYPEILAEDS; encoded by the exons ATGACTCATGTGGTCTCCCAGTTTGCCTCAAGTTACGTTTTCTATTGGAAGGATTACTTTAAGGACCAGCAACTTCTGTACCCACCGGGATTTGATGGACGAATTGTGTTGTATCCCAGCAACCAAAATTTAAAGGACTACCTCAGCTGGAGACAAGCAGATT gcCATATTAATAATCTTTATAATACAGTGTTTTGGATGCTTGTACAACGAAGTGGTTTGACGCCAGTGCAAGCACAGGATAGACTCCAG GGAACTTTGGCTGGAGATAAGaatgaaatcttattttctgaatTCAACATCAACTACAACAATGAACCTTTGATGTACAGAAAAGGAACTGTCTTAATTTGGCAGAAG ATTAATGAAGTCATgactaagaaaataaaactgccaAAGGAAACGGAAGAAAAGGAAGTGGAAGTTACCCGGACTAGGACTAAAGTTGTTCCCCTGCACTGTGACATTATTGGGGACCAGTTCTGGGAGGAATATCCTGAGATCCTGGCTGAGGATAGTTGA
- the SOX30 gene encoding transcription factor SOX-30: MEKPEPGEGNVPRCRGDSRESGGDFRRFPAPWWGKEESHVTIKKEGEQEGGVRESPKEVKVPEKRGNGKEPWRGADVKAEPPDEAFEACRVKEEKGVAPVGSLCGPAHASPGDHKTQQNGGLGILPEDLKIPVVFHPLPPGTRIQIQGPLPSELIHVTKVPVKQVPLKMQSLLEPSVKIETKNVPLTVLPSDSGMPDTPFSKDKNGHVKRPMNAFMVWARIHRPALAKANPAANNAEISVQLGLEWSKLTEEQKQPYYDEAQKIKQRHREEFPGWVYQPRPGKRKRFPLPVSAVFSGTSQSIITTSPAGICPFQSPAYSVVIPNVKNSIGHPVCEAPSAIRLPASSIQHAGPVTLFQTTSARTPSVAVPAPTLPLRPIISPQHFAEPAQAEALDGLNCSLKRRTPVFIESRNPSNITTTNSRFSVSTSEPPKEYPGVSIFPRGVPLPQATPFLHSRLYESPPIGQPASLFGVPPRFPFYHPYFVPGPHYFPSSTCPFSRPPFGCGNFSSSVSQCLGCYEDRYQRQEVMFSALDGNYPFKEYSEEHIREDHRSCESLEVVSCYSSCNEERYLSPLPQLDVGELEEVLSATPSTPSSIHLINVIDSDEEDEVKLLREL; the protein is encoded by the exons ATGGAGAAACCCGAGCCGGGGGAGGGAAACGTCCCCAGATGCCGCGGGGACAGCAGAGAGTCGGGGGGTGATTTCAGGCGCTTCCCAGCTCCATGGTGGGGGAAAGAAGAGTCCCACGTCACCATCAAGAAAGAAGGGGAGCAGGAAGGGGGTGTCAGAGAAAGCCCCAAGGAGGTGAAGGTGCCGGAGAAGAGGGGGAACGGGAAGGAGCCCTGGAGAGGAGCTGATGTCAAAGCGGAGCCGCCTGATGAGGCCTTTGAGGCCTGCAgggtgaaggaggaaaagggTGTTGCCCCGGTGGGCTCCCTGTGTGGGCCTGCTCATGCCAGCCCAGGTGACCACAAGACGCAGCAGAATGGGGGGCTTGGGATCCTTCCTGAAGATCTGAAGATCCCAGTTGTGTTTCACCCCTTACCTCCTGGGACCCGCATACAGATCCAAGGCCCTCTGCCGTCAGAGCTGATCCATGTGACTAAAGTGCCAGTGAAACAAGTGCCGCTTAAAATGCAGTCTTTACTGGAGCCTTCAGTAAAGATTGAAACTAAAAATGTTCCCCTCACAGTACTGCCCTCCGATTCAG GTATGCCAGATACTCCATTTAGcaaggacaaaaatggccatgtaaAGCGTCCAATGAACGCATTTATGGTGTGGGCTAGGATTCATCGGCCCGCCCTAGCGAAAGCTAACCCAGCTGCCAATAATGCAGAAATCAGTGTTCAGCTTGGACTGGAGTGGAGCAAACTGACTGAAGAGCAGAAACAGCCCTATTATGATGAAgcccagaaaataaaacaaaggcacAGAGAGGAATTTCCTG gTTGGGTTTATCAACCACGACCAGGCAAAAGGAAGCGTTTCCCACTGCCTGTCTCTGCTGTATTTTCCGGCACTTCTCAGAGTATCATCACTACAAGTCCAGCTGGCATTTGTCCCTTCCAGTCACCTGCTTACTCTGTTGTCATCCCCAATGTTAAGAACAGTATTGGACATCCAGTCT GTGAAGCTCCTTCTGCCATCCGTCTGCCGGCTTCTTCCATTCAACATGCTGGTCCAGTTACTCTTTTCCAGACTACCAGTGCAAGAACCCCATCAGTGGCTGTTCCAGCTCCAACCCTGCCCTTGCGCCCTATAATTTCACCACAGCACTTTGCTGAACCTGCTCAGGCAGAAGCTCTTGATGGGCTCAATTGCTCTCTGAAGAGACGTACACCGGTTTTCATTGAGAGCAGAAATCCAAGTAACATAACCACCACTAACAGCAGATTTTCTGTCTCTACTAGTGAGCCCCCAAAGGAGTACCCAGGGGTTTCTATTTTTCCTAGAGGTGTACCTCTTCCCCAAGCTACCCCTTTTCTTCACTCACGTCTCTATGAGTCTCCTCCCATTGGTCAGCCAGCCAGTCTGTTCGGAGTACCTCCTCGGTTTCCATTTTACCACCCTTATTTTGTACCTGGACCTCACTATTTCCCTTCAAG CACATGCCCATTCAGCCGACCTCCATTTGGCTGCGGGAATTTCTCCAGCTCAGTGTCTCAATGCCTTGGCTGTTATGAAGACAGGTACCAAAGACAGGAGGTGATGTTTTCAGCTCTGGACGGAAACTATCCTTTCAAGGAATACTCAGAAGAACATATACGTGAGGACCACCGCAGCTGTGAGAGCCTTGAAGTAGTGTCCTGTTACAGCAGCTGCAACGAGGAGCGGTATTTAAGCCCCCTACCGCAGCTGGACGTTGGAGAGTTGGAGGAGGTTTTGTCAGCCACCCCATCTACTCCCTCCAGCATCCACCTAATCAACGTAATTGACAGCGACGAGGAAGACGAAGTAAAGTTGTTGCGagaattgtaa